The sequence ATCTTCTGGCTGATCCCACCCTccagcctgaggctgtgggCGCTAAGGAAAGCTCATTTCCCTCATTTCCAGTCCccttggaagggaccttgatCAGGCAAGGGAGGAAAACTTGGGGCAGGTGCATTTTGAGTGTGTCATTGAGTGAAACATTCAGCCTTGGGGAAAAGAGATGGAGGGAGGGGACAAGGTTTGGTTCACATCCTGAGGATTGAGGATGTGACCATCCTGGCATTTTCCTACCTTCCAGCCACCAGCACCTCTCCCTGTCAAGGAAGAGGAGCTTTACCTGGTGCTGGTCCCACCACCAGGTAAATCACGAGGCTGTTTTAAAAGTaaacctgcatttttaatttttttgggaaCATACCCAAATTCTGAAGCAAAGCCCGTGGCTCAGGGTCTGGCTGTGTGGTGCATTGGCTGCACAGTACCAGATAGAATATTCCCCTGAAATTCAGGTTTGCACAGCTGTCTGTGGTGCCATGGCCCTCTCCAAAGACCTGAGGATGACCCCAGTCAGAACTTTTTGGCTGACCTCAGTGGCCTTGAATCAAGCCTGGTCCTGTCTGTGCAGGAACTCATTTCCTAGCAAAAAAAACCATCTTTTGGAGTAGGTCCAGGCCAGACcacagggaagaggaggatTCCCTGGCCTTCTGCCATAGCCTCCAGAGAAGATGTTCACAGGGCTGACCAAACCCATCCTTCACTGGCCCTTCCTTGTTGTGGTGTTGtcagggtccccaggatgaggtgagagatgagaattgactattaagttctcagaaggctgatttattatattatgatattatattatattatattatattatattatattatattatattatattatattatattatattatattatattatattatattatattatattatattatattatattatattatattatattatattatattatattatattataaagaaaattatatactaaaactatactaaagaaagagaaaggatagaaaagaatgaataataaaaaaccatGACTGatcagagtcctgacacagctggattGGGATTGGttatcaagtaaaaacaattcacatgctgggtaaacaattctcaaatcacattccagaggagcaaaacatggagaagctgaggctcCTCAtcttgccaggagaagaaatcctggcggagggattttccataaaatatccCAGTGATGCTTCCTCTCTCTCGCAGCTACCAGAGAGTCGGCCTTCGTCCACGCCATCGCCTCCGCCGGGGTGGCTTTCGCCGTCACCAGGTTCTGTGCCGAGGGCTCGGCCACCATCTGCGGGTGTGACACGCGCCACAAGGGCTCTCCTGGCGAGGGCTGGAAGTGgggaggctgcagtgaggaCGTGGAGTTCGGGAGCATGGTGTCCCGGGAGTTCGCGGACGCGCGGGAGAACCGGCCCGACGCCCGCTCGGCCATGAACAGGCACAACAACGAGGCTGGAAGGACAGTAAGGACGtttcatttcctcctttcctgttGGTGTTTTCTTGCCTGAGAGGATAAATGGTGGGAGGGGACTAAAGGGGGTCAAAAGGCCTAGATCTGGGCAAATTTGTGTCACAAAATGGTAGTACCTGTCTATGATAGCTCTAGATGGACGTGCCTGGTCCGTGAGAGCTCCACAAAAATTCACCCACAGAGATGTAAATGCCTGCCTTGGAGTCAGCTGGCCAGACCTCTTTTATAGAGCATGGATCAAGGCAGGTGTAGAATGGGATTTCATCCCATCCTATGAGGATATCTGCTCCCAGAAGATGGGATTTCAACTCATCTTAAGAGAGTATCTACCCCCAGAAGATGGGATTTCAACCCAATTTAGGAGAATATCTACCCCCAGAAGATGGGATTTCAACCCAATTTAGGAGAATATCTACCCCCAGAAgttcccattcctggaagtgtccaaggccaggttggacaaggctagcagaaggtgtccctgcccatgccagggtgGTTGGAACAGAGCGATTTTTAAGGTCCCGTCCAACCCAAATCATCCTGTGATTCCACTATTAGAGTTATTAACCCTTATTCCACTATTAGAGTTATTAATAATGTCCTAATTGTGCCTGTTCCCTTCCACTGACTGTGGGGCACCTGAAGTTTGAGTGCAATTGTTCATTCCCCTTCTCTGCAGCCTTGAGGGAGGAGAAGAGCCAGGAGAGCTTTTCCCACAGCCCATCTTCTCAACCCTGTTCTATTTCCcaggaaatatttaaacagaattaGAGGCAATATAACTCTGGTGCCTCCTGATTAAACTTGGATCATGCCCTGAAGCTGTTTTTACTTCAAACAATCCTGGAACAAAACGTGtaggggaaaagaaagcacaaaatcTCCCTTATACCCAATCTTTTCCCTAGGTGGAGTAATCCCAAAAGGggaatattccttttttttttttcatctcaagAATAGCCCATAAATCCAGAAGAATGCAATTTGTGGGAAATAATTTGTAGAACTGAACCACAAAGCCCTGTCTAACAGAGATTatgccacagcttctctgagatAGGAGAGAACAGGTTAATGTGGTCTGGTCCCCAGAGCAGAAGGTCTTGCACATATCCAGGAGGACATTTGTGCACTGAGCTGTACCAAAGccaccacagctgccaggctggggttTCCTGAGAGCTCCTGAAGTGGATACTGTGAATTCCCAGTGGTGTTATCCCACCTCacaccacagcagagctgttggaATACAACCTCTGAGAGGGAAATACCACCAGAAACCAAAATTGTCTGCAATGGAGACGACCACAAGCAGTAATGTGGTTTCCTCCATCTCTGGCCTAAATTATCCCAGGtacccccagggatggggcagtgctggtggctgttACTGGGGTATGTAGTGGGGAAAAGAGGGCTGGGGAGAAGCTCTGGAAAGGAGAGATTTCCTTTAAAGTGagaatttgttttaaactgagaatccttggaaaaaaacaaacatgtggtggtgtttgagggtccccagaatgagggaagagatgagaatcttgactccatgtttcagaagctgatttattattttatggtatatattatattaaaagaaaattatctattAAAACTACaccaaaggaagagaaaggagacatcagaaggcttgaaaggaatgaataataaaatcttgtgactgacgagagtcccgacacagcttgaCCTGTGATTGGTCGTCAAGTagaaacaattcacatgagaccaatcaaagatgcacctgttgcattccacagcagcagataattattgtttacatttcgtttctgaggcctctcagcttctcaggagaaaaaatcctggcagaaggatttttcataaaacatgtctgagACACAAACATCCCTGTGATCACAGGCCTGCAGAGGTCTTTTTACCCTAAGTCTTGTTCCTTTACTCTGAGTTCTTCTAGGACATTTTACAGGTGTCAGAGGTTCGAGAGCAGATGTCACACCACAACCTGAAATCCCAGTATTTTAGAAAGCACTGATGTTTTCCATCCTCACCATTCCAGTACCTATGGGACAGCTCTTCCAGGCCTCCATACCTGAGCGTTCCCAGCTAAACCTGAGCCGTGGGCAACGTTTCATATCAGTTCCCACAGGAACTCCAACCCTACCGCTCCACCAGGAGTTTTGATTAAGCTCAGTGTGATTATACCAACCAAACCTTCTGCGGTTCTCTCTCCTCACTAATTGCAGACAGCTTTGTGGCGGCTGATACTCCGTAAATAACACAGGAAAACACCTGGTGAGCACCAAGGTGCTGATTCATGGCAAATCTCATGGACTCAGGCTGGCACTCGCCTGTTCACGTACCCAGAAATTTGCTGATCACTCTGGAAATGCAGATTATCAAGCTGTTGCATAAGGTTGTCTCCCACCCCAGAGTACTGGAGGGCAACACCTCTGTTTATTTAAACTCATTATATAAGAGGTAAAAACAAGTAGCAAGCTTCTGGGATCAATAATCACCCTCCCATTTATCCCAGGAAAGTGTTTTGTGTTGAAGCCTGAGCCTTTAAAATCAAAAGTagggctctttttttttttcctttgaagtgaTTTTAGAAAAATCATAACCctggctttaaaataaaaacaaatcccttttcagtttctgaaagTAGCCATAGCAAGGCTTGAACCTTGTTTGCTTAACATATGTAAAGGATGGAGTTCTGTTCTAGATAGTTAGGACATTTCATCTTCCtcttatttttaacagaaaagctgcattttccatTTGTGAAGATATTGTTTGAGTAGCTTTGTGTGTTCTTTGCTTCTCTGCCCAGATGTGTTTGAATTCTTTTCCTGTGTGACAGCACTGTAATATTCCCACACGAACACTGATAAGACAGAAGTTAATAAATCTCCTTGGTGAAAGTTTTCGGTAAATCCTTAAATTTGAGCTGGGAGTCAGAACCAGTCACTGAAAACCATAAAGTACAGAAGTTTTATGGCTTAGACCCAGCAGTGAGGGGAGGATAAGAGGATTTTTGTTCACAAGAGTATAAATATATCTATGAAAACATCCATAATTCCTTGGAAAATCATGGCCAAGTGGCAGAATGTCATAAAGAGTTTTAATTACAGGTTAAtgtcttccttctcctttgcctttcttctcttttgcaggCCATCATTGAGCTCATGCACCTCAAGTGCAAGTGCCACGGGCTCTCGGGCAGCTGTGAAGTGAAGACCTGCTGGTGGTCCCAGCCAGACTTCAGGGTCATCGGTGACTACCTCAAGGACAAGTACGACAGTGCGTCCGAAATGGTGGTGGAGAAACACCGGGAATCCCGCGGCTGGGTGGAGACCCTGCGGCCCAAATACAACTTCTTCAAGGCCCCCACTGAGAAGGACCTGGTTTACTACGAGAACTCGCCAAACTTTTGCGAGCCCAACCCCGAGACAGGCTCCTTTGGGACCCGCGACAGGATCTGCAACGTCACCTCCCACGGGATCGACGGTTGTGACCTTCTGTGCTGCGGCCGCGGGCACAACACGAGgactgagaaaaggaaagagaagtgtCACTGTATCTTCCACTGGTGCTGCTACGTCCGCTGCCAGGAGTGCATACGAGTCTACGACGTCCACACGTGCAAATAAATCAGGCATAAAACCCCCCTTGGCCGGGCTCCGAGTGGAGAAATGGATTGTTGAGCCTACTTCCTCTGAGGTTGCAGACGTGAGAGAAGTCTACTttttttgatattaaaaaagaataaaaactggacaaaaaaatttaaaaaataaaaaggctaaAACTGGTTGGATAGAATAGGTCTAATGACTTCTGGGCTATCCCGAGGTACATCTGGCAGTCGCACAAGTTCTGCGCCGACGCCGATGCCTCCGGAAGGAGAGCAGCTTTTTCCACCAGCCCTCAACACCCAGCTGGAAGGAATAGCATTAGCAAAAGCATGGAtttgctctgctcccacccGCCTGAAGTGACTCGTGCGATTAAGTGTCCTTTGAAAGACTTGCATCTTCCTAAGCATCTCCTTTTCCCTCAgccaggcagaggctgtgctgaacagcagcactgagctttCTGAGAGATCTCTCTGCAAACCCGAATGGCCAGACTGTGTAATATGagcaacaacagcaaaagaaataaaagcagataaattacagatttttgaaataaagaacatGACTACTTCTTTGCTTTTGCCTTGGAACCAGAGAAGTCTACAAATATTTAACAGAGCTGGAGAGCGGGCAAGCTCTTGATGTGAACTTTTTAGCGTAGTAGCTTCTGCCAGATTGAACATAGGACCCTGTGACATCtttagaaaaggaaggagggagaagaggagggagagaaagagagaaaactgctGATGACTTCCTGTAAACTCCCTGTTGGCACACAGGTGATGTGCACAGTATGGAAAAGTTCAGTGTCTTGTGTGTGAAGTGAAGAGGACTCTGTGTGCATTGAGAAGGACACAGTCccacagctgggaatgctgctccagctctccagcctggcacatGGCTCAGCCAGTGAGTCTTCCTTGGAAACACGTGGTGCAGTGAGTCTCTGGGGCTGGACACTCACTCCTGAGCACAGGGCATCCATCTCCTCAGCACCCCAGGGAAAGGATGGCAAGGGAAAGTGTtcacccttccctcctgcttgGGGAGGTCTGTCACCAGCAGTGGAAAGTGCACTTAGTTCTTCCACTCTCTGCACGTGATGCAGGCTTCCCAGGCACTtggcagcagcctgagcccACAGGTCTGTTGGGAACATGGATCTGAAGGACTCGTTGTCACCCATTAATTGACATGAGGGTGAGCAaacccaccaccaccaccacaccCCACAAGCTGGAGCAGTCTCAGACTCAAGCCAAACCTTGTCCCACAGCTAATTCCTACAGCCATCCCCACCTGTAAAAGTGGCACAGATTAAAATGGACAAAACCCAGAGTCTGAGCCAGCCCAGAGTTTGGGTAAGTTTGGACACAGAGCCAAATCCCAGCTTTGCAGTGCTGGCCCATCTCTGCTGCTCGCCCCTGACTGCCCATCTTTGCGTGTTGCTCTGCTTCCAATTCCAGATCAGGATCACAGTTTACAGAAACAGGTCTCACCTCCTCCATGGGCTCAGCCCACCACCTTGGTATTTACAGCACTGGAACCCTGCTTGGGCTATTCCTGGTCAATACTGGGATAAAAGAGGGGTGAACCAAGCACAGTCACAGCCTGTTTTAGCCCCAGATGCACTTGCCCTGTGTCCTCTCTGCCTCACCCCTGCTTTTGGGTTCCTATCCTGGAAAAAGGACAATGGATGGGTGTTTATTCTGCCtcttcagcacagaaagggaAACAGGGCAAGAGTTAATTCCCATTTCATGGCAATGTAATCATGGCCCTTGGCTGGTTCACTCCTGGAAATCTTTGTAGAGAAATCAGAGTGCTCCTCTCTGTGTGTCAGCCTTTTCCCAGGAACCAAAGGAGGGAGTATGCAGAAGAAGAAGGGAACAAACAGAGCTTAATCCCatcagagagaaaacaggaggaaaTGATGCCTCCAAGGGCTGGCTCTGACTCACAGCGTCTCCTGGGACTACTCCTAGGCTGGTGCAGTTTATGCATCACCCATTTgtctcagggctgtgcccaagGGCACAAGCAAGATTTGCTTATTGATGGAGGCACTTCTATCAGtgctttgcaaaaaaaaaaaaaaaaaaagcagcgAAATGAGagcagaagagagaggagagaggagatcaagagaagcaaagaaaaatatggggagaaaaatcaaTCTGTGACACCTGTCCATGTAAACACTGCACCCCATCAATGGCCACACACCACGTGGAGAAGGCAGTAGGTCTTAAATGAAGATCAATTAATGGATGCATGACTGATTTTCATAGTGCAGTcgtggagaaaaggaaaacttaaTCATGGGAAATAGAGAAGGAAGCCACTGCAGGGGGAGATTGCACCTATAACCAGCATTCAAACACAATCTGTCAGGAAAGCAAATGCTCCAGAAAGCCACATAAGGGGTGGAAGACATTGATAAATTGGAGAGGATGGGATAAGGGAAGATACATCTGATTTACTTAATGTGATGCAGTGCAAGCAGCCACAGTGAGGGATGTCAGACACGTCCTACAAGGAACTTCTGTCAATAAATGGTGACACAACAGTGAAAATTCAAATCACTGCAGGCCACAGTCCCTTCAATCCATTGACTTCAGCGGGGTCACACCCACAACTGGTTCTACCCTAAGATTTTTCAGCCAGGTGGTTTCAAACTCCTCCTTTTGTACCACACCAGTGAAGAAATGGGTTGGAGGATTTGGCTTCCATGTGTGGGAGCTGGAATCTGGCCCCAGCCCATCCACAGCATGTTCACATCCaccatttctgcttttgcaccAGAACAAGCCCAGCGTCACCAGCAGGTGAAGATTTTTGggaagcagggggaaaaaaaaaattgaaactggGCATTTGCTGAGCAATTGCCTCTAGAGGTGAACAAATTTTGACTGCAACAGTGGGATTTATTTCATCCGGTCTAAGCTATTTATCTAATTTTCTGCTGGGATCAATGGcaagaaacaaacccagaagGTGATTCATGGTATTTAGGATGGTACCTAAGTTATGTTTGGTGAAGTGCCCTCTGGGTGTATCTCTGACttcagctgctgagctcagagctgatgATGAGCTCTTCCGTGGGTCCAGACTGATGATGTGAAATCCACCATGAGTCAAGGAGGTGAAGCTACAACCTGATCATCATCTGAGatgggctggctgtgctccttccctccAAGCTGGGGTCAGGCTTGAACCAGCTCAGTGGCTGGGGACTCCTCCTCCCCATTCGAGGGGATTTTAACGAGGCCTGTGGGTGCTTGTCTGGGTTTGTTATGTAATTAATCATCTCTGGGATGATCCAATGTaaggggctgagcagctgctaCTAAAGTCAATGAAAAATGCCTGAGTGAATTCTGTTCATCACCCTGAGCATACCCAGGGGGTTCCAGTCCTGGGTGTGACTCTGCCCATCCCTAAGGGGGGAAAAGAGCCTGCCAGGGGTCTGGGAGCTGGGCCCGTGGTTTTGGAGAGGGGGCTTGGGCCATTGCTCACTGCTACATGTGAATTTGGAGGTGTCTGGAAAACTGAGATCCCTCTCCACTGCCTGCACTGGGTGTCTCGAGTCAGGGTTTCCACTGCACCAGTGAGAAAAATTTAGCCAGTGATGAGTGAGGTGCCATCCTTCCCTACAGGAGATGGCCTGAATAccacccagagctgccttctGCCTCAGGTTCTCCTGAGGAAACAGTAGGACCTTACTTATGGAAGGGTCTTGGCATTTCACTCAATAATATAAACATCTGGTGACATTCTACAGATGCCCTACAGTGTCCTGTTGGGTCCAGATGTTGTTTCAATGGCCTAAGACCCACACAGATCATAAGAGACCACTGGGTGTCCAAAATGACCCAAGATTGTCTTTGTGTAGGCAATTGAATTGGGCACTTCTCTGGACGTGGTTTTCTGTCAGACCTTCTCCCCCACCTTGGTGTAATGCTCCAGTTTAtaatcaaaaggaaaacatcatcCATTTCCCACAGATGGGACTGGCCATCTTcacctctgtgctccctggTGTCCTTCCCTGGTGAGGTTTGTCCTCAGGCAGATGGTTTGTACCAGGGGTGTGTCTGGCAGGACGGGGGAAAAGGGACAAGGTGTCACCCAACAAAGGAAcagatgtgaaaaataaaagtgaaaaaggaCCATAACTCCATCCTCTGCCATGCTGCTACCCAACCTCTCCTTTAGCTGAACAGAAGGGTCAGATGGGCCCCATCAGTTCCACATGCAAGATATTAAAGACAGTGGCGTTACCTGTGAGGGGTGAATTTGGCctcatctcttttctttctatgaaagaaatggaaagtttaggggtttggttgttttgttgggtttggtttttggtttggttttttttttgttttgtttttttttttttttgttttttttttttttttttttttttttgtttttttttttccttggtttgaTTTAGTTTTAGAATTTGGGGGCTTCTCtttctcagagaaaatgaaaatatgggGAGGGAAGAACATTTTTGTTGCTTGACCCCAGTTATCTCTCTCAGCTGGGTCTTGTGCCCCGCACTGACAGTCTTCtccaaagcattttgaaatCTCCAAAATTGCTTCCACTCCTTATGGGAAGCTTCATGTGCAGAACTAAAGCAGTTGGGATTTAATTTTTGGAGGGGATTGCAGAGACAACCACACCACAAAATGCAACACGGCACAGAAATCCCTGAGTCAGCAGTGACCACgtcagccctgcagtgctgttgtCTAAGCTGAGCATTGCAGATTTTCTGTATTAACAAACCtcagaaaacaatttcttctgCCTCTCAATCTCAAATAGTTTTGGTGTTTTCATTGCATTCAGATGTATTGCCACAGAAATGTCCCTGGATTATGTTACATTTGTCATGTGTGTTCATAGTCTTATCATGCCCCCATCCTTAAATTCATATAAAGGAGAAACACTCTGAGCTTTgggtcactttttttttttttatttttaccttcaAAGATTGGTTTCAGTGCTGAAAATCTGGTGTTTGATGTTGTTGGGGATATTCAGGGTTGCAGCATGAGcactctgcaggagctgggagttGTGAATCACGTCCCAGGGTCTGCACTATGGAAATTACTCCAGACTTCCCTTGATGCTTTAACAAAATCCCTTTGGGAAGATGAAAACAGGGCCATGAAAGGCACCAAACGCAACTGCCCTGCTCAGATCTGTCattcctgagctccagcagctgttgGGATGAGATGTCAGGGAGTTTTGGATGATGGGAGAGAAGGTGGGCTGGGCAGGACAAGACCTCATCTCCTCTTCATACCTATAATTTCCTATTTTCTACCTCCCTCCAAGCTAAACCTTGGCTGCTTTATTTGTGACTTCTCATGATGGGAGTATCTCTTTTTTCTAGATTTCCCCTCTCTcactggaagcagcagtggcATCTGGCTGAATTGTTTTATTCACACCTGAACCCTTCCATCCTCCTGTTTCCTGCCCTCCCTCGTGTTCCCCAGCAAagttcctgctctgcagctcctctcccccagctcaggTCCCCATAAACAGCTGTGGGGTGCAGATTCCTCAGTTTGGTGGGAAATGGGGGCTCCTCTGGCCCCCATTTCAAAGAAGGGGTGTTTAGTCCTCATTCTTGCCCCTCTCAGTCTTCGTGCTCTTGGGCAAGTAATCTTCTCCCACTTTGCTGCGTTTTCCAGAGGGGTCCTTGGTGCATCTCCACGTTGGaggaggagatttttttttctcaagaacaAGAGGCCAGGAGTTGATTCCCAGTTGATTCCCTACAGTGAGATTTAGAATACAAAGTGAGATGCTTAAAGGCAGGTATCTACATGTGCTAGGTCCTTAAACCCCCATACAAACCAAATTATGGTCTCCATTTGCCTAAACTCAGCGTTTAGGGCTGAACTAAATTATTGAAATCGTGTCTAGAGCCatctgggatgctccagggtACCCCACTGGCTCCTGAAAGCTACTCTGGAGGAATGTGGGCTTCCCTTGGATCTCAGGGCATATCTGGCAGACCCATGCAGATGCTTCTCCACCAGAGATGGGTGTCTAGATGTCTGACTCCCATGCAGACACAGGCTTGGGGACAtccacaggtgtgtgtgtgtcttcaTCCATGAGCAGGATCCCACTCCAGATTCCAAACTCTCTTTAGATTCTCTGAGGTGGAAAACTGGTCATGGGCTCAATTC comes from Camarhynchus parvulus chromosome 2, STF_HiC, whole genome shotgun sequence and encodes:
- the WNT3A gene encoding protein Wnt-3a, which produces MASFGYFLFLCGLSQALSSYPIWWSLAIGHQYSSLGTQPILCGSIPGLVPKQLRFCRNYVEIMPSVAEGVKIGIQECQHQFRGRRWNCTTVNDSLAIFGPVLDKATRESAFVHAIASAGVAFAVTRFCAEGSATICGCDTRHKGSPGEGWKWGGCSEDVEFGSMVSREFADARENRPDARSAMNRHNNEAGRTAIIELMHLKCKCHGLSGSCEVKTCWWSQPDFRVIGDYLKDKYDSASEMVVEKHRESRGWVETLRPKYNFFKAPTEKDLVYYENSPNFCEPNPETGSFGTRDRICNVTSHGIDGCDLLCCGRGHNTRTEKRKEKCHCIFHWCCYVRCQECIRVYDVHTCK